The following proteins are co-located in the Gorilla gorilla gorilla isolate KB3781 chromosome 18, NHGRI_mGorGor1-v2.1_pri, whole genome shotgun sequence genome:
- the GDPD3 gene encoding lysophospholipase D GDPD3 isoform X1: MSLLLYYALPALGSYAMLSIFFLRRPHLLHTPRAPTFRIRLGAHRGGSGELLENTMEAMENSMAQRSDLLELDCQLTRDRVVVVSHDENLCRQSGLNRDVGSLDFEDLPLYKEKLEVYFSPGHFAHGSDRRMVRLEDLFQRFPRTPMSVEIKGKNEELIREIAGLVRRYDRNEITIWASEKSSVMKKCKAANPEMPLSFTISRGFWVLLSYYLGLLPFIPIPENFFFCFLPNIINRTYFPFSCSCLNQLLAVVSKWLIMRKSLIRHLEKRGVQVVFWCLNEESDFEAAFSVGATGVMTDYPTALRHYLDNHGPAARTS; the protein is encoded by the exons ATGAGCCTTTTGCTGTACTATGCCCTCCCTGCCCTGGGCAGCTATGCCATGCTCTCCATCTTCTTCCTGCGCCGGCCTCATCTGCTGCACACGCCCAGGGCTCCCACCTTCCGCATCCGCCTGGGGGCCCACCGAGGAG GATCTGGAGAGCTGCTGGAGAACACCATGGAGGCCATGGAGAA CTCCATGGCCCAGCGCTCGGACCTCCTGGAGCTCGACTGTCAGCTGACACGGGACAGAGTGGTGGTGGTGTCACATGATGAGAACCTGTGCCGCCAGTCGGGCCTAAACAGGGATGTGGGCAGCCTGGACTTTGAG GACCTGCCCCTCTACAAGGAGAAGCTGGAGGTTTACTTCTCTCCAG GCCACTTTGCTCACGGGTCAGACCGGCGCATGGTTCGTCTGGAGGACCTGTTCCAGAGGTTTCCAAGGACACCCATGAGCGTAGAGATCAAAGGGAAGAACGAAGAGCTCATCCGTGAG aTAGCAGGCTTGGTGAGACGCTATGACCGTAATGAAATCACCATCTGGGCCTCGGAGAAGAGCTCGGTCATGAAGAAATGCAAGGCTGCC AACCCCGAGATGCCCCTGTCCTTCACAATAAGCCGAGGATTCTGGGTGCTGCTTTCCTACTACCTGGGGCTGCTGCCCTTCATCCCAATCCCTGAGAACTTCTTCTTCTGCTTCCTGCCCAACATCATCAACAG GACCTATTTCCCATTTTCCTGCTCTTGCCTGAACCAGTTATTGGCTGTGGTTTCGAAATG gctgATCATGAGGAAGAGTCTGATCCGACACTTGGAGAAGCGAGGGGTGCAG GTGGTCTTTTGGTGCCTTAATGAAGAGTCGGATTTTGAAGCAGCCTTCAGCGTGGGAGCCACTGGCGTCATGACGGATTATCCCACAGCCCTGCGGCACTACCTGGACAACCATGGACCAGCTGCCCGGACCTCCTAA
- the GDPD3 gene encoding lysophospholipase D GDPD3 isoform X2: MSLLLYYALPALGSYAMLSIFFLRRPHLLHTPRAPTFRIRLGAHRGGSGELLENTMEAMENSMAQRSDLLELDCQLTRDRVVVVSHDENLCRQSGLNRDVGSLDFEDLPLYKEKLEVYFSPGHFAHGSDRRMVRLEDLFQRFPRTPMSVEIKGKNEELIREIAGLVRRYDRNEITIWASEKSSVMKKCKAANPEMPLSFTISRGFWVLLSYYLGLLPFIPIPENFFFCFLPNIINRTYFPFSCSCLNQLLAVVSKWWSFGALMKSRILKQPSAWEPLAS, encoded by the exons ATGAGCCTTTTGCTGTACTATGCCCTCCCTGCCCTGGGCAGCTATGCCATGCTCTCCATCTTCTTCCTGCGCCGGCCTCATCTGCTGCACACGCCCAGGGCTCCCACCTTCCGCATCCGCCTGGGGGCCCACCGAGGAG GATCTGGAGAGCTGCTGGAGAACACCATGGAGGCCATGGAGAA CTCCATGGCCCAGCGCTCGGACCTCCTGGAGCTCGACTGTCAGCTGACACGGGACAGAGTGGTGGTGGTGTCACATGATGAGAACCTGTGCCGCCAGTCGGGCCTAAACAGGGATGTGGGCAGCCTGGACTTTGAG GACCTGCCCCTCTACAAGGAGAAGCTGGAGGTTTACTTCTCTCCAG GCCACTTTGCTCACGGGTCAGACCGGCGCATGGTTCGTCTGGAGGACCTGTTCCAGAGGTTTCCAAGGACACCCATGAGCGTAGAGATCAAAGGGAAGAACGAAGAGCTCATCCGTGAG aTAGCAGGCTTGGTGAGACGCTATGACCGTAATGAAATCACCATCTGGGCCTCGGAGAAGAGCTCGGTCATGAAGAAATGCAAGGCTGCC AACCCCGAGATGCCCCTGTCCTTCACAATAAGCCGAGGATTCTGGGTGCTGCTTTCCTACTACCTGGGGCTGCTGCCCTTCATCCCAATCCCTGAGAACTTCTTCTTCTGCTTCCTGCCCAACATCATCAACAG GACCTATTTCCCATTTTCCTGCTCTTGCCTGAACCAGTTATTGGCTGTGGTTTCGAAATG GTGGTCTTTTGGTGCCTTAATGAAGAGTCGGATTTTGAAGCAGCCTTCAGCGTGGGAGCCACTGGCGTCATGA
- the MAPK3 gene encoding mitogen-activated protein kinase 3, with the protein MAAAAAAQGGGGGEPRRTEGVGPGVPGEVEMVKGQPFDVGPRYTQLQYIGEGAYGMVSSAYDHVRKTRVAIKKISPFEHQTYCQRTLREIQILLRFRHENVIGIRDILRASTLEAMRDVYIVQDLMETDLYKLLKSQQLSNDHICYFLYQILRGLKYIHSANVLHRDLKPSNLLINTTCDLKICDFGLARIADPEHDHTGFLTEYVATRWYRAPEIMLNSKGYTKSIDIWSVGCILAEMLSNRPIFPGKHYLDQLNHILGILGSPSQEDLNCIINMKARNYLQSLPSKTKVAWAKLFPKSDSKALDLLDRMLTFNPNKRITVEEALAHPYLEQYYDPTDEPVAEEPFTFAMELDDLPKERLKELIFQETARFQPGVLEAP; encoded by the exons atggcggcggcggcggcggctcaggggggcgggggcggggagccCCGTAGAACCGAGGGGGTCGGCCCGGGGGTCCCGGGGGAGGTGGAGATGGTGAAGGGGCAGCCGTTCGACGTGGGCCCGCGCTACACGCAGTTGCAGTACATCGGCGAGGGCGCGTACGGCATGGTCAG CTCGGCCTATGACCACGTGCGCAAGACTCGCGTGGCCATCAAGAAGATCAGCCCCTTCGAACATCAGACCTACTGCCAGCGCACGCTCCGGGAGATCCAGATCCTGCTGCGCTTCCGCCATGAGAATGTCATCGGCATCCGAGACATTCTGCGGGCGTCCACCCTGGAAGCCATGAGGGATGT CTACATTGTGCAGGACCTGATGGAGACTGACCTGTACAAGTTGCTGAAAAGCCAGCAGCTGAGCAATGACCATATCTGCTACTTCCTCTACCAGATCCTGCGGGGCCTCAAGTACATCCACTCCGCCAACGTGCTCCACCGAGATCTAAAGCCCTCCAACCTGCTCATCAACACCACCTGCGACCTTAAG ATTTGTGATTTCGGCCTGGCCCGGATTGCCGATCCTGAGCATGACCACACTGGCTTCCTGACGGAGTATGTGGCTACGCGCTGGTACCGGGCCCCAGAGATCATGCTGAACTCCAAG GGCTATACCAAGTCCATCGACATCTGGTCTGTGGGCTGCATTCTGGCTGAGATGCTCTCTAACCGGCCCATCTTCCCTGGCAAGCACTACCTGGATCAGCTCAACCACATTCTGG GCATCCTGGGCTCCCCATCCCAGGAGGACCTGAATTGTATCATCAACATGAAGGCCCGAAACTACCTACAGTCTCTGCCCTCCAAGACCAAGGTGGCTTGGGCCAAGCTTTTCCCCAAGTCAGACTCCAAAG CCCTTGACCTGCTGGACCGGATGTTAACCTTTAACCCCAATAAACGGATCACAGTGGAGGAAGCGCTGGCTCACCCCTACCTGGAGCAGTACTATGACCCGACGGATGAG CCAGTGGCCGAGGAGCCCTTCACCTTCGCCATGGAGCTGGATGACCTACCTAAGGAGCGGCTGAAGGAGCTCATCTTCCAGGAGACAGCACGCTTCCAGCCCGGAGTGCTGGAGGCCCCCTAG